Sequence from the Helianthus annuus cultivar XRQ/B chromosome 13, HanXRQr2.0-SUNRISE, whole genome shotgun sequence genome:
CTCTTGGGGACGTAGTAGCTACGCTAGAGCGTTGATTGAAGTTTCAGCCGATAGAGAATTGCGAGAGGAAATTACAATGGCGATACCTGAACTTGATGGAGAGGGTTTTACAAAAGAAACGATGTATGTGGAGTATGAATGGAACCCGCATCGTTGTGCTTCATGTTGTGTCTTTGGCCACACGTCCGAGACTTGTCCAAAACTTCCGGTGAGAAAGACTAATAACTTGCATCAGGTGCAAAATCGGAATGGTCCAAAGAACCCGAAAGGTAAAAAGTCTCCTGTTGTGGATCAGGAGGGATATACAGGTGTGTATGGGAAGAAAGCGGCCAAGAAAACTGGGATACCCGTGAATACACAGAAGCCTAAATTTGAATATCGTCCGGTGGGACAAAAGTCAAAAGGAGATTCTACTAAACCTAAGTCTCAGAACGGTATGGATGGTACTTCAAATAATAATTCTTTTCGGTCAGCcaatccgtttgatgttcttAATGAGGTGGAGGACGAACCGGGGCCTAGTAAAAGGCAACCGGACTTGAATGATGGGGACTCGGATGATGACGATGTGGAGGAAATTTATGATGAAATGGATGGGTTTATAATGGATGGTACCCGGAATATAAAGAATCacaaaggggcaagcactccttctccGAAAGTTACCAATGGTTAGTATCGCTGCATGGAAcataagggggttgaaccgccctctCAAACAAATAGAGGTTCGGCAGGCAGTCAAGGATTTCAATTTGAGCTTGTGTGCTATTCTAGAGTCTCATGTGGATGTCGGTAAGTTGGGCAATGTGTGTAAAGCTGTGTTTCGTTCTTGGGATTGGACTTCAAATGGCGGGTGCTGTAACAAAGGTACAAGGATAATCATTGGGTGGAACCCAGCTATTTTTGATGTTATGATCGTTGCTCAATCTCCTCAGGTTATGCATTTACAGCTTGTGTTTAAATTGGATAAGAGAGTGCTTTTTTGTTCCATTGTTTATGCCGATAATTATTATGTTACGCGGAGGGAGTTATGGCATCTTCTGTCTATGCACAAGGTTTTTGTCGCGGATCGGCCATGGTGTATTATGGGTGATTTTAACTCGGCTCTTAACATAGAAGATAATTCGATGGGTTCTTCATCAATTTCGATTGGTATGAGGGATTTTCAGGAATGTGTTGATGACATCGAAGTTGTGGATATTAATCGTTCAGGTATTCATTTTACGTGGAGCCAAAAACCTAAAAACGGTGTGGGATTACTAAAGAAAATCGATCGGGTAATGGGAAACACTCCGTTTCTTACTGAATACCCGAACTCGGTTGCCATGTTCAAGCCATATAGACTTTCGGACCACTGCCCGTGTATCTTGTCTATTCCGGAAGCGTTGAAACTCAAACCAAGGCCGTTTAAGTTTGCTAATTTTCTGGTTTTTAAACCAGAATTTTTGGAGATTGTTAATAAACATTGGATAATTAATGTTGATGGGGTTCACCAATTTCGAGTTGTCAAGAAGTTAAAGTCGCTTAAACACCCGCTTCGGTCGTTGCTGTTTAAACAGGGTAATCTCCACAAGAAAGTCGAAACTATCCGTTTGAAATTAGATGATATTCAGCAAAAGATTGACTTAGAGCCGCATAATGCTGATTTGCGGAACGAGGAAGCTGCGGCTAGCCGTGATCTTCAAGTTGCTATGTTGGATGAAGAGCGTTTTCTGAAACAAAAAGCTAAGGTAGATTGGCTGAGTGCGGGCGACATGAATACGGCATTTTTCCATTCCTCTTTGAAAATTCGTAATCATTGTAGTAGGATCGATATCATTAAAGATACTCAAGGGAATCTCTATGAAGGTGATAATGTGTTTAAAGCATTTGTCCAACATTATGAGAAATTTTTTGGCAACAAAGATGATATCTCCTTACAACCTACTCCAGATTTATTTACGAAAGTTTTACCCCACAATATTGCTACGAGTATGGTGCGGCCGGTTACGGAGGAGGAAGTTAAAAAGGCGATGTTCTCCATTGGCAATGATAAAGCTCCGGGTCCAGATGGTTTTACGGCTGCGTTTTTCAAGAATGCTTGGCCGCTAATTGGTAATGATATTGTTAATGCCATTAAAGATTTTTTTGATACTGGTAACTTGCTTCGGGAGCTGAATCATACGCTTATAGTTCTTATTCCTAAAGTGCCAACGCCTATGGTTGTTACTGATTTTCGCCCGATTGCTTGTTGTAACGTTCTATACAAGTGTATCAGCAAGATAATTGCTGATAGGATAAAGGGAGGTTTGAATGAGATTGTTAGCATTAATCAATCGGCATTTGTCCCGGGCAGGAAAATTTCGGACAACATCTTATTAACGCAAGAGTTAATGCACAACTATCATCGAAATGTGGGGCCTCCAAGATGTGCGTTTAAGGTTGATATTCAGAAGGCGTACGACACGGTGGACTGGAGGTTTCTGAAAAGTGTGCTTCGTGGGTTTGGGTTTAACGATAATATGGTGAGGTGGATCATGATGTGTGTTTCCTCTACCTCATTTTCGGTTTGTGTTAACGGCATGGTTCATGGGTTTTTCAGAGGTAAACGGGGGTTAAGGCAAGGGGATCCTATCTCTCCTTATCTTTTCACTCTTGTCATGGAGGTGTTGACGGGTATTCTTCAGCACTCTGTTCGGATAGATTCCTCCTTCAAATATCATAACAGATGTGAAAAACAGCAGATTATAAATCTTTGCTTTGCGGATGATCTGTTCCTTTTTGCTAGAGGGGAAGTGAACTCGGCCAATTGTATTATGACCTCTCTTTCAAAATTTTCTAAGATGTCGGGCCTAGTGCCTAACAACCAGAAAAGTACGGTCTTCTTTTGCAATGTGAAAGATCATGTTAAACAGGAGATTCTGGACATTATGCCTTTTGTGGAAGGTACGTTACCGGTCAAGTATTTGGGTGTCCCTCTTATTTCCTCTACGCTTAGGTACAGTGATTGCCGTGTGCTCGTGGAAAAATTAGAGAAACGTATTATGCACTGGAAGAATAAATTGTTATCGTTTGCGGGGCGGCTTCAACTGATTATCTCAGTTCTCTCTTCAATGCATATTTATTGGTCCTCTGTGTTTTTGCTTCCTGTGCGGGTTGTTAAGGAGCTTGAAGCTAGAATGAGAAATTTCTTATGGTCTCAAGATGTGTCGTTCAATAGAGGTAAAGCTAAAGTTTCGTGGAAAGTGGTTTGTACTCCTAAGTATGAAGGTGGTTTAGGCATTAGACGGATTGGGGATATGAATAAAGCCCTGATGGCGTCTCATATTTGGAGTATTGTGATGAAGCGGGATTCTCTTTGGGTCAAGTGGGTTCACTCTTATCGGCTTAAAGGAAAGAATTTCTGGGTTTGCAAAGCTACTTCAAATTCTACTTGGTCATGGAGGAAAATCATTCAGTTGAGGCATGTTATTCGGAAATATGTTTGGTCCGATGTGGGTAATGGCCGTGATACATCAGCTTGGTTTGATTTTTGGAGTGATTTAGGCC
This genomic interval carries:
- the LOC110900702 gene encoding uncharacterized protein LOC110900702 is translated as MDVQSKFGDATASVLHDRGKPPDPLVSFANKPTNVEGADSMNEPVGEELPTPGTTPIRGIGLRVTNIEGNPLIPRRGMFSTSNVSVLDGLMSISKPIENFSNGEPSTMANKVTGAVFKPMSYAESVNANNGKKVNFRSLASSVNQEGCDVVLPRESVRTVQDKLANTLYGYFLGDRVAFPVVDYFVRMNWKKYGLQKTMMNANGFFFFKFRDEAGISNVLQDGPWIIRSQPLFLNHWTPTTKLEKKEVTKVQVWVKIHEVPIAAYTEDGLSLIATTIGEPKMLDSFTTLMCMDSWGRSSYARALIEVSADRELREEITMAIPELDGEGFTKETMYVEYEWNPHRCASCCVFGHTSETCPKLPVRKTNNLHQVQNRNGPKNPKGKKSPVVDQEGYTGVYGKKAAKKTGIPVNTQKPKFEYRPVGQKSKGDSTKPKSQNGMDGTSNNNSFRSANPFDVLNEVEDEPGPSKRQPDLNDGDSDDDDVEEIYDEMDGFIMDGTRNIKNHKGASTPSPKVTNESHVDVGKLGNVCKAVFRSWDWTSNGGCCNKGTRIIIGWNPAIFDVMIVAQSPQVMHLQLVFKLDKRVLFCSIVYADNYYVTRRELWHLLSMHKVFVADRPWCIMGDFNSALNIEDNSMGSSSISIGMRDFQECVDDIEVVDINRSGIHFTWSQKPKNGVGLLKKIDRVMGNTPFLTEYPNSVAMFKPYRLSDHCPCILSIPEALKLKPRPFKFANFLVFKPEFLEIVNKHWIINVDGVHQFRVVKKLKSLKHPLRSLLFKQGNLHKKVETIRLKLDDIQQKIDLEPHNADLRNEEAAASRDLQVAMLDEERFLKQKAKVDWLSAGDMNTAFFHSSLKIRNHCSRIDIIKDTQGNLYEGDNVFKAFVQHYEKFFGNKDDISLQPTPDLFTKVLPHNIATSMVRPVTEEEVKKAMFSIGNDKAPGPDGFTAAFFKNAWPLIGNDIVNAIKDFFDTGNLLRELNHTLIVLIPKVPTPMVVTDFRPIACCNVLYKCISKIIADRIKGGLNEIVSINQSAFVPGRKISDNILLTQELMHNYHRNVGPPRCAFKVDIQKAYDTVDWRFLKSVLRGFGFNDNMVRWIMMCVSSTSFSVCVNGMVHGFFRGKRGLRQGDPISPYLFTLVMEVLTGILQHSVRIDSSFKYHNRCEKQQIINLCFADDLFLFARGEVNSANCIMTSLSKFSKMSGLVPNNQKSTVFFCNVKDHVKQEILDIMPFVEGTLPVKYLGVPLISSTLRYSDCRVLVEKLEKRIMHWKNKLLSFAGRLQLIISVLSSMHIYWSSVFLLPVRVVKELEARMRNFLWSQDVSFNRGKAKVSWKVVCTPKYEGGLGIRRIGDMNKALMASHIWSIVMKRDSLWVKWVHSYRLKGKNFWVCKATSNSTWSWRKIIQLRHVIRKYVWSDVGNGRDTSAWFDFWSDLGPLGDFLSPRTITDADFRLDDTVFNIFSNDTWNWPVAWRDLFPVLIQLDHFRLDPSKSDRLLWKDGNECQDFSSSAVWHSVRHRESEVDWSGIVWFAQCIPRHAFMMWLIMKRKLLTQDKILQWDFSRRKNMNMMCCLLCYENFDSHQHLFFECKFSDEVWNMIRGKVGMEAVCSRWADITEWLCARIRSKKVEIYVAKLLVAAAAYTIWQERNARLFRNQLRPPEMVKDAILKTVRYKLMGAKLKINARVRKLLGDWDVATETKDDGG